The Ensifer adhaerens genome contains a region encoding:
- a CDS encoding nucleotidyltransferase and HEPN domain-containing protein has translation MKTSLEHLPEKKQRELARVVEIIHEEFADALEGGSADFKKRGRILKIILFGSFARGTYVDEPHTMKGYRSDYDILVIVNSKKLAEPEYWDKATDRLMWDKSVSTPVGLIVHGAREVNNFLADGQYFFVDILREGILLYELDDRPLAEPRRLSPVERYRTSADHYSAMLPASVRLLETTRFHLHKLKGDPGWAKDAAFTLHQVIERLYSTVLLTLTNYSPPSHNLKFLRGLAEDRDQRLVDAWPRDQHRFTAWYNVLNEAYVKARYSKQFEITEEGLAWLLGRTEHLLRLVETICQERLNELAQAADAT, from the coding sequence ATGAAAACGAGCCTCGAACATCTTCCCGAGAAGAAGCAGCGCGAGCTTGCCCGCGTTGTGGAGATCATCCACGAGGAGTTTGCCGATGCGCTCGAGGGAGGCTCCGCCGACTTCAAGAAGCGCGGCCGGATCTTAAAGATCATCCTGTTTGGTTCCTTCGCCCGCGGCACCTATGTCGACGAGCCGCACACAATGAAGGGCTACCGCTCGGATTACGATATCCTCGTCATCGTCAATTCGAAGAAACTCGCGGAACCGGAATACTGGGATAAAGCGACCGACCGGCTGATGTGGGACAAGAGCGTCTCGACGCCGGTTGGGCTGATTGTCCATGGCGCGCGGGAGGTGAACAACTTCCTTGCGGACGGGCAATATTTCTTCGTCGACATTCTGCGCGAGGGCATATTGCTCTACGAACTCGATGACCGGCCACTGGCCGAGCCAAGGCGGCTGAGCCCGGTGGAGCGCTACCGAACCTCCGCTGACCATTATTCGGCTATGTTGCCCGCTTCGGTACGCCTATTAGAAACAACCCGATTCCATCTCCACAAGTTGAAGGGAGATCCGGGATGGGCAAAAGATGCAGCCTTTACTTTGCACCAGGTTATCGAACGACTATATTCGACGGTGCTTCTTACCCTCACCAATTACAGCCCGCCTTCGCACAACCTCAAATTTCTCCGAGGTCTCGCCGAGGATCGGGATCAGCGGCTCGTCGACGCCTGGCCGCGCGACCAACATCGCTTTACTGCTTGGTACAACGTTCTCAACGAAGCCTATGTGAAAGCACGCTATTCGAAGCAGTTCGAGATCACCGAGGAAGGGCTCGCGTGGCTCCTCGGGCGGACGGAACATCTTCTTCGGCTCGTCGAGACGATCTGTCAGGAGCGGTTGAACGAACTGGCTCAAGCAGCGGACGCCACCTGA
- a CDS encoding ATP-binding cassette domain-containing protein — translation MIAVGAVDAVEAVGAEASAKGESFGLVGESGSGKTTLTRSILHLETPTSGSIGVQG, via the coding sequence GTGATAGCTGTCGGCGCCGTCGATGCGGTCGAAGCCGTGGGCGCCGAAGCAAGTGCCAAGGGCGAAAGCTTCGGCCTTGTCGGCGAAAGCGGCTCGGGAAAGACGACGCTCACCCGCTCGATCCTGCATCTGGAAACCCCGACCTCCGGCAGCATCGGGGTTCAGGGCTAG
- a CDS encoding DUF1778 domain-containing protein: MATSNTSKSPDASVPLNMRIKPATRNLIDRAAELLGKTRTDFMLEASERRAEEVLLDRSVFTVSPEIYAEYLARLDAPAQTNERLKRTMSTKAPWDEA, translated from the coding sequence ATGGCCACCTCGAACACGAGTAAAAGTCCGGACGCAAGCGTGCCGCTAAATATGCGAATCAAGCCTGCGACACGCAACTTGATCGACCGAGCCGCCGAGTTGCTTGGTAAGACGCGCACGGACTTCATGCTTGAGGCTTCCGAGCGCCGCGCCGAGGAAGTGCTGCTAGACCGTTCCGTATTCACGGTCAGCCCCGAAATCTATGCCGAGTACCTTGCCCGGCTCGATGCGCCCGCGCAAACAAATGAGCGTCTGAAACGCACCATGTCGACCAAAGCGCCGTGGGATGAGGCGTGA
- a CDS encoding GNAT family N-acetyltransferase has translation MSLNAPTPLADQHELADFNSGVPELDDWLRRRARTNQIGGASRTFVVCEGNRVIAYYALASGAVKQPEAPGRFRRNMPDPIPVAVLGRLAIDGAYQGRGIGRALVRDAGFRLLNAAEILGIRGVLVHAISEDARAFYEAVGFLPSPSDPMMLMVGLHDLKSALNF, from the coding sequence GTGAGTCTTAACGCACCGACACCACTGGCCGATCAGCACGAACTGGCAGACTTTAATTCCGGTGTGCCTGAACTAGACGACTGGCTGCGTCGCCGCGCCCGTACCAATCAGATTGGCGGCGCATCGCGAACATTCGTCGTGTGCGAAGGAAATCGCGTCATCGCCTATTATGCACTCGCCTCCGGCGCAGTGAAGCAGCCGGAAGCACCTGGTCGGTTTCGGCGCAACATGCCTGATCCAATTCCGGTTGCCGTGCTTGGCCGCCTCGCCATCGATGGGGCCTATCAGGGACGCGGTATCGGCAGAGCGTTAGTGCGCGACGCAGGTTTTCGCCTGCTCAATGCCGCAGAGATCCTGGGTATCCGCGGCGTGCTGGTGCATGCAATTTCCGAGGACGCGAGGGCCTTCTATGAGGCGGTCGGCTTCCTGCCCTCGCCATCGGACCCAATGATGCTTATGGTCGGGTTACATGATCTCAAAAGCGCGCTCAACTTCTAA